In one Ictalurus furcatus strain D&B chromosome 28, Billie_1.0, whole genome shotgun sequence genomic region, the following are encoded:
- the LOC128603943 gene encoding TLR adapter interacting with SLC15A4 on the lysosome-like yields MLGEAFLHVLNYTEENPERTAHSKPNTHTLLRTHSRTVPPPKTAATHLSSRSPRTPRTLRASWPEGPEKPGPCLTSLPSMALPIPSSSAEDFWDLELYSTSYCPSFYKAYPDLQLAGGTVGPLDPTPQSHGPLLNSEDLGFLEASIEPGEQVEDHSEADEGYLVIESMRSLGKQQRLTNSMLNSILETQLREVYRQHMQDSLARCSSSSLSASVVPGICGNLRNASTQGSELHSSQSQSSVRYLSTCSAPPTSHFSTPMLRISYQQEPES; encoded by the exons ATGCTTGGCGAGGCATTCCTCCATGTCCTGAACTACACTGAGGAAAACCCTGAACGCACAGCCCACTCTAAGccgaacacacacacgttgttgcgcacacactcacgcaccgTTCCTCCTCCGAAAACTGCAGCGACTCACCTGAGCTCCAGATCGCCCCGGACGCCCCGGACTCTGCGAG CCAGTTGGCCTGAAGGCCCTGAGAAGCCTGGGCCTTGCCTGACCTCACTGCCCAGTATGGCTCTCCCAATCCCCAGCAGCAGCGCAGAGGATTTCTGGGACCTGGAGCTCTACAGCACCTCGTACTGCCCGAGCTTTTACAAAGCTTACCCAGACCTGCAGCTAGCAGGAGGCACGGTGGGTCCCCTGGACCCGACTCCACAATCCCACGGCCCTCTGCTGAACTCTGAGGATCTCGGTTTCCTGGAAGCCTCGATAGAGCCCGGGGAGCAGGTAGAAGACCACAGCGAGGCAGACGAGGGTTACCTGGTCATAGAGAGCATGAGAAGCCTCGGGAAACAGCAGAGGCTCACCAACTCCATGCTGAACAGCATTCTGGAGACACAGCTGAGGGAGGTCTATCGGCAGCACATGCAGGACAGCCTGGCCCGGTGTAGCTCGTCCTCGCTTAGCGCTAGCGTCGTGCCAGGAATCTGCGGCAATCTCAGGAACGCGAGCACTCAGGGGAGCGAGCTGCACTCCAGCCAAAGCCAGAGCAGCGTCAGATACCTGAGCACGTGTTCGGCCCCGCCGACGTCACACTTTAGCACACCTATGCTGCGCATTTCATACCAACAAGAGCCTgaatcctga